The following proteins are encoded in a genomic region of Variovorax paradoxus:
- the glgC gene encoding glucose-1-phosphate adenylyltransferase, with protein MNNHSTPQAPLQAHQLVRRTIALVLAGGRGSRLKQLTDRRAKPAVYFGGKFRIIDFALSNCLNSGIRRMAVVTQYKSHSLMRHLQRGWSFLRAELNEMVDVLPAQQRTGDEHWYRGTADAVFQNLDIIQTRSTKHDYVVVLAGDHIYKMDYSIMVKDHAERGLGCTVGCIEVPRMEATAFGVMAIDDGRQITAFLEKPADPPAMPGHPDVALASMGIYVFDSEYLYQLLEEDAANPDSSHDFGKDIIPRAVAQGRALAHPFGMSCVTRASRGPDAKAYWRDVGTIDAFWAANLDLASITPELDIYDTDWPIWTYQRQLPPAKFVLDRDGKHGMTVNTIVSGGCIVSGSKVSSSVLFSGVRIHSFCDINEAVLLPDVEVGRGCRLNRVVIDRGCVIPDEMVIGEDAEADAARFERTETGVVLVTREMLKRFTAPAA; from the coding sequence ATGAACAACCACAGCACGCCGCAAGCGCCCTTGCAAGCGCATCAACTGGTCCGCCGCACCATCGCCCTGGTGCTGGCCGGCGGGCGCGGCTCGCGCCTCAAGCAGCTGACCGACCGGCGCGCCAAGCCGGCGGTGTACTTCGGCGGCAAGTTCCGCATCATCGACTTCGCGCTGTCGAACTGCCTCAACTCCGGGATCCGGCGCATGGCGGTGGTCACGCAGTACAAGTCGCACTCGCTCATGCGCCACCTGCAGCGCGGCTGGAGCTTCCTGCGCGCCGAGCTCAATGAAATGGTCGACGTGCTGCCCGCGCAGCAGCGCACAGGCGACGAGCACTGGTACCGCGGCACGGCCGATGCGGTGTTCCAGAACCTCGACATCATCCAGACGCGCTCCACCAAGCACGACTACGTGGTGGTGCTGGCCGGCGACCACATCTACAAGATGGACTACTCGATCATGGTCAAGGACCATGCCGAACGCGGCCTGGGCTGCACGGTCGGCTGCATCGAGGTGCCGCGCATGGAGGCCACGGCCTTCGGCGTGATGGCGATCGACGACGGCCGCCAGATCACCGCCTTTCTCGAGAAGCCGGCCGATCCGCCCGCGATGCCGGGGCACCCCGACGTGGCGCTCGCGAGCATGGGCATCTATGTGTTCGACTCCGAGTACCTCTACCAGCTGCTCGAGGAAGACGCGGCCAACCCCGATTCGAGCCACGATTTCGGCAAGGACATCATCCCGCGCGCCGTGGCGCAGGGCCGTGCGCTGGCGCACCCCTTCGGCATGTCGTGCGTCACGCGGGCTTCTCGCGGCCCCGACGCCAAGGCCTACTGGCGCGACGTGGGCACGATTGATGCATTCTGGGCAGCCAACCTCGATCTGGCCTCGATCACCCCCGAACTCGACATCTATGACACAGACTGGCCCATCTGGACCTACCAGCGGCAGCTGCCGCCGGCCAAGTTCGTGCTCGACCGCGATGGCAAGCATGGCATGACCGTCAACACCATCGTCTCGGGCGGCTGCATCGTCTCGGGCTCCAAGGTCAGCAGTTCGGTGCTGTTCTCGGGCGTGCGCATCCATTCGTTCTGCGACATCAACGAAGCCGTGCTGCTGCCCGACGTGGAGGTCGGCCGCGGCTGCAGGCTCAACCGGGTGGTGATCGACCGTGGCTGCGTCATTCCGGACGAGATGGTGATCGGCGAAGACGCCGAGGCCGATGCCGCGCGCTTCGAGCGCACGGAAACCGGCGTGGTGCTGGTCACGCGCGAGATGCTCAAGCGCTTCACGGCTCCCGCGGCCTGA
- the glgA gene encoding glycogen synthase GlgA → MRILQVSAELFPLLKTGGLADVAGALPIALMAAEQDARVLLPGFPAILAGVRDLVQVAEFAAPWGERFSLRAGRIVIDGNAPIPAYVIDAPALYDRPGNPYEDTTRQPYGDNHRRFALLGWAAAQLAEGLDPSWQPEVVHAHDWHAGLAPAYLHFARRAGEPRVGSVFTVHNLAYQGISAPWNFADLGLPGPAFHMNGLEYHGQVSFMKGGLYFADRLTTVSPTYAREIQTPEQGFGLDGLLRLRGDVLTGILNAVDDKVWNPAIDAALVQGYHTPEGRHMAGKARCKAVLQHQLGLAERPDAPLFILVSRLTEQKGLHLVLGGLDALLAEGGQLALLGSGEAWLEEAFRQRAAAAPQSVSVTIGYNEELAHQLFGGGDVTLVPSLFEPCGLTQMYGLKYGSLPLVRRVGGLADTVVDSTLEDLASGDATGFVFDRFDPADYNRALRRAFALYQRAPDWRRVRGNAMRRPADWGTAAAQYIDVYRQALEPAGT, encoded by the coding sequence ATGCGCATTCTCCAGGTCAGCGCCGAACTCTTTCCCCTGCTCAAGACCGGTGGTCTCGCCGACGTGGCGGGCGCGCTGCCGATCGCCCTCATGGCGGCCGAACAGGACGCGCGGGTGCTGCTGCCGGGCTTCCCGGCCATTCTGGCTGGCGTGCGCGACCTGGTTCAGGTGGCGGAGTTCGCAGCGCCGTGGGGCGAGCGCTTCAGTTTGCGCGCAGGCCGCATCGTGATCGACGGCAACGCGCCAATCCCCGCTTACGTGATCGACGCGCCGGCGCTGTACGACCGGCCCGGCAATCCTTACGAAGACACGACGCGCCAGCCCTATGGCGACAACCACCGGCGCTTCGCGCTGCTGGGCTGGGCTGCGGCGCAGCTGGCGGAGGGGCTCGATCCAAGCTGGCAGCCGGAGGTTGTGCATGCCCACGACTGGCATGCGGGGCTCGCGCCGGCGTACCTGCATTTCGCGCGGCGGGCCGGTGAGCCCCGCGTGGGCAGCGTGTTCACGGTGCACAACCTGGCCTACCAGGGCATCTCCGCGCCATGGAATTTTGCTGACCTCGGTTTGCCGGGGCCGGCGTTCCACATGAACGGCCTCGAATACCACGGGCAGGTGTCGTTCATGAAAGGCGGCCTCTATTTCGCGGACCGGCTGACCACCGTGAGCCCGACCTACGCGCGTGAAATCCAGACGCCCGAGCAGGGCTTCGGGCTCGACGGCCTGCTGCGCCTGCGCGGCGACGTGCTCACGGGCATCCTCAATGCGGTCGACGACAAGGTCTGGAACCCGGCCATCGACGCCGCGCTGGTGCAGGGCTATCACACGCCCGAAGGCCGCCACATGGCGGGCAAGGCGCGCTGCAAGGCGGTGCTGCAGCACCAGCTGGGCCTGGCCGAGCGCCCCGACGCGCCGCTGTTCATTCTCGTGAGCCGGCTCACCGAACAGAAGGGCCTGCATCTCGTGCTCGGCGGGCTCGATGCCCTGCTGGCCGAGGGCGGCCAGCTTGCGCTGCTGGGCAGCGGCGAAGCGTGGCTCGAGGAAGCCTTTCGCCAGCGCGCCGCGGCGGCGCCGCAGTCGGTCAGCGTCACCATCGGCTACAACGAAGAATTGGCGCATCAGCTCTTCGGCGGCGGCGACGTGACCCTGGTGCCGTCGCTGTTCGAGCCCTGCGGCCTCACGCAGATGTACGGCCTGAAATACGGCAGCCTGCCGCTGGTGCGGCGCGTCGGCGGGCTGGCCGATACGGTGGTCGACAGCACGCTCGAAGACCTGGCCAGCGGCGACGCGACCGGCTTCGTGTTCGACCGCTTCGATCCCGCCGATTACAACCGCGCGCTGCGGCGGGCCTTCGCTCTCTACCAGCGCGCGCCCGACTGGCGCCGCGTGCGCGGCAACGCCATGCGGCGACCCGCCGACTGGGGCACGGCCGCCGCGCAGTACATCGACGTTTACCGGCAGGCACTCGAGCCTGCGGGCACCTGA
- a CDS encoding glycogen/starch/alpha-glucan phosphorylase — MTIKDFAYDHPDRDVAAFKRAVANKLIYAVGKDPVAASQDDWLNATALAVRDQLVERWMATTRANYAQDLKRVYYLSMEFLIGRTFTNALLAVDLYDTVRDALADFGVDMAALAEREPDAALGNGGLGRLAACFLDSMATLGVPGMGYGIRYEYGMFRQRIVDGQQVETPDYWLTRGNPWEFQRPEVNYRVRFGGHVQRREGTNAPYGAADWVDTHDVLAVAYDTIIPGYGTQATNTLRLWSARATEEIDLSAFNRGNYMQAVESKNHSENVSRVLYPDDSTPSGRELRLHQEYFFCSASVQDLLRRYLRNHKTFDQLADKVSIHLNDTHPVLAVPELMRLLLDEHGLAWDVAWAHTQKVFSYTNHTLMHEALETWPVEMLGRILPRHLQIIYDMNAKFLSAVTQKAGNDVELLRRLSLVDEAGERRVRMAYVAVLASHSINGVSGLHSELMKQSIFADFAKIFPERFNNKTNGVTPRRWLAQANPPLASLLDQRLGKGWRRDLSQLDALRPMAVQPIFARAFRHAKRENKLRLANWVEQHMGIVLDTDAMFDVQVKRIHEYKRQLLNVLHVITRYHRILDAQAAGETLDIVPRVVVFAGKAASAYHMAKLVIRLINDVASTINADARVGKLLKVVFLPNYSVSLAEVIMPAADLSEQISTAGTEASGTGNMKFALNGALTIGTLDGANVEMRDNVGAENIFIFGNTTPEVADIRAHGYQPRDIYEENTELKRVLDAIRDGAFSHGEPARYQGIYDALVNWGDHYLLLADYASYVAKQAEVDALYRDSDAWTRMAILNVAGMGAFSSDRTIAQYAHEIWKTKPVVLG, encoded by the coding sequence ATGACCATCAAAGACTTCGCCTATGATCATCCCGACCGCGACGTGGCCGCCTTCAAGCGCGCAGTCGCCAACAAGCTGATCTACGCCGTCGGCAAAGACCCCGTGGCCGCGAGCCAGGACGACTGGCTGAACGCCACCGCACTGGCCGTGCGCGACCAGCTGGTCGAGCGCTGGATGGCGACCACGCGCGCCAACTATGCGCAAGACCTGAAGCGCGTGTACTACCTCTCGATGGAGTTCCTGATCGGGCGCACCTTCACCAACGCGCTGCTGGCGGTCGATCTCTACGACACGGTGCGCGATGCGCTGGCCGACTTCGGCGTGGACATGGCGGCGCTGGCCGAGCGCGAGCCCGATGCGGCGCTCGGCAACGGCGGCCTCGGCCGGCTCGCGGCCTGTTTTCTCGACTCGATGGCCACGCTCGGCGTGCCGGGCATGGGCTACGGCATCCGCTATGAATACGGCATGTTCCGCCAGCGCATCGTCGACGGCCAGCAGGTGGAAACGCCCGACTACTGGCTCACGCGCGGCAACCCGTGGGAGTTCCAGCGGCCCGAGGTCAACTACCGTGTGCGCTTCGGCGGCCACGTGCAAAGGCGCGAAGGCACCAACGCTCCCTACGGCGCGGCCGACTGGGTCGACACGCACGATGTGCTGGCCGTGGCCTACGACACCATCATTCCGGGCTACGGCACGCAGGCCACCAACACGCTGCGGCTGTGGTCGGCGCGCGCCACCGAGGAAATCGATCTTTCGGCCTTCAACCGCGGCAACTACATGCAGGCGGTGGAGAGCAAGAATCACTCCGAGAACGTGTCGCGCGTGCTCTACCCCGACGACTCCACGCCCTCGGGCCGCGAGCTGCGGCTGCACCAGGAGTATTTCTTCTGCAGCGCGAGCGTGCAGGACCTGCTGCGGCGCTACCTGCGCAACCACAAGACCTTCGACCAGCTGGCCGACAAGGTCAGCATCCACCTGAACGACACGCACCCGGTGCTCGCGGTGCCCGAGCTCATGCGCCTGTTGCTCGACGAGCACGGCCTGGCGTGGGACGTGGCCTGGGCCCATACGCAGAAGGTGTTCAGCTACACCAACCACACGCTGATGCACGAGGCGCTGGAGACCTGGCCGGTCGAGATGCTCGGCCGCATCCTGCCGCGGCACCTGCAGATCATCTACGACATGAACGCGAAGTTCCTCTCGGCCGTGACGCAGAAGGCGGGCAACGACGTCGAGCTGCTGCGCCGGCTGTCGCTGGTCGACGAAGCGGGCGAGCGCCGCGTGCGCATGGCCTACGTGGCGGTGCTCGCGAGCCATTCGATCAACGGCGTGTCGGGCCTGCATTCGGAGCTCATGAAGCAATCGATCTTTGCCGACTTCGCGAAGATCTTTCCCGAGCGCTTCAACAACAAGACCAACGGCGTCACGCCGCGGCGCTGGCTCGCACAAGCCAACCCGCCGCTCGCGAGCCTGCTCGACCAGCGCCTGGGCAAGGGCTGGCGGCGCGACCTGTCGCAGCTCGATGCGCTGCGGCCGATGGCGGTGCAGCCCATTTTCGCGCGCGCCTTCCGCCACGCCAAGCGCGAGAACAAGCTGCGCCTGGCCAATTGGGTGGAGCAGCACATGGGCATCGTGCTCGACACCGACGCGATGTTCGACGTGCAGGTGAAGCGCATCCACGAATACAAGCGGCAGCTGCTCAACGTGCTGCATGTGATCACGCGCTACCACCGCATCCTCGATGCGCAGGCCGCGGGCGAAACCCTCGACATCGTGCCGCGCGTGGTGGTGTTCGCGGGAAAGGCCGCATCGGCTTACCACATGGCCAAGCTCGTGATCCGGCTGATCAACGACGTGGCGAGCACCATCAACGCCGATGCGCGCGTGGGCAAGCTGCTCAAGGTGGTGTTCCTGCCCAACTACAGCGTGAGCCTGGCCGAAGTGATCATGCCCGCGGCCGACCTGTCGGAGCAGATCTCGACGGCGGGCACCGAGGCCTCGGGCACCGGCAACATGAAGTTCGCGCTCAACGGTGCGCTCACCATCGGCACGCTCGACGGCGCCAACGTGGAAATGCGCGACAACGTGGGCGCGGAGAACATCTTCATCTTCGGGAACACCACGCCCGAGGTGGCGGACATCCGCGCGCATGGCTATCAGCCGCGCGACATCTACGAAGAAAACACCGAGCTCAAGCGCGTGCTCGATGCGATTCGCGACGGTGCGTTCTCCCACGGCGAGCCGGCGCGCTACCAAGGCATCTATGACGCGCTCGTGAACTGGGGCGACCATTACCTGCTCTTGGCCGACTACGCGAGCTACGTCGCGAAGCAGGCCGAGGTCGATGCGCTGTACCGCGACTCGGACGCATGGACGCGCATGGCCATCCTGAACGTGGCGGGCATGGGCGCGTTCTCTTCGGACCGCACCATTGCGCAGTACGCGCACGAAATCTGGAAGACGAAGCCGGTGGTTCTGGGCTGA
- a CDS encoding Lrp/AsnC family transcriptional regulator, which translates to MLDEVEQKILDVMQQDARISLKDLAARVGMSSPSVSERLRRLEERRVIRGYTVDIDPKALGYQLQAIVRIRPLPGHLQAVQALIESTPEFSECDKVTGEDCYIARLFVRSIEQLDQVLDRIADKAETHTAIVKSQPIRRRMPPLRIG; encoded by the coding sequence ATGCTGGATGAGGTCGAACAAAAGATTCTCGATGTGATGCAGCAGGACGCACGCATCTCGCTGAAAGACCTCGCGGCCCGGGTCGGCATGTCGTCGCCGAGTGTCTCCGAGCGCCTCCGGCGGCTCGAAGAGCGCCGCGTGATCCGCGGCTACACCGTCGATATCGACCCGAAGGCGCTGGGCTATCAGCTGCAGGCCATCGTTCGCATCCGTCCGTTGCCCGGCCACCTGCAGGCCGTCCAGGCACTGATCGAAAGCACGCCTGAATTCAGCGAGTGCGACAAGGTCACCGGCGAGGACTGCTACATCGCGCGCCTGTTCGTGCGCTCCATCGAGCAGCTCGACCAGGTGCTGGACCGCATCGCCGACAAGGCCGAGACGCACACGGCCATCGTCAAGTCACAGCCAATACGCCGGCGCATGCCGCCCCTGCGCATCGGCTAG
- a CDS encoding DMT family transporter yields MQRQLRGALEMSAAMVISGTIGWFVVRSGQPLVDLLFWRCAFGAATLLAVCAALGLLRRRLLTLRVVALAALGGAALVLNWLLIFASFSHASISIATAVYNAQPFMLVGLGALFFSERLTAPKLAWLGIAFAGVLLIAEAKPGGGTGGTSYFLGILMALGAAFFYAIAAIVAKQLDGTPPHLIALVQVCVGIVLLAPFANLAQLPKDGAVWGTHLAMGVVYTGLVFTLLYGAIQKLPTHMAGALSFIYPVVAIGVDYLAFGQRLHPAQLLGATAILLAAAGMTLGWTLPGLKKREASTPE; encoded by the coding sequence ATGCAAAGACAACTGCGAGGTGCGCTCGAAATGAGCGCGGCGATGGTAATTTCCGGAACCATCGGTTGGTTCGTCGTGCGCTCCGGCCAGCCGCTGGTCGATTTGCTGTTCTGGCGCTGCGCTTTCGGCGCCGCCACGCTGCTCGCGGTTTGCGCCGCGCTCGGGCTGCTTCGCAGGCGCTTGCTGACGCTGCGCGTCGTCGCGCTGGCGGCATTGGGCGGTGCAGCGCTGGTGCTCAACTGGCTGCTGATCTTTGCATCGTTCTCGCACGCGTCGATCTCGATTGCGACGGCGGTCTACAACGCCCAGCCGTTCATGCTGGTGGGTCTTGGCGCGCTGTTCTTTTCGGAGCGGTTGACGGCGCCCAAGCTGGCGTGGCTCGGCATCGCGTTCGCGGGCGTCCTGCTGATCGCCGAGGCCAAGCCGGGCGGCGGCACGGGCGGCACCTCGTACTTTCTCGGCATCCTGATGGCGTTGGGGGCGGCATTTTTCTATGCCATTGCAGCCATCGTTGCGAAGCAGCTCGACGGCACGCCGCCGCACCTGATCGCGCTCGTCCAGGTCTGCGTGGGCATCGTGCTGCTGGCACCGTTCGCCAACCTGGCGCAATTGCCGAAAGACGGCGCCGTGTGGGGCACGCACCTGGCCATGGGGGTCGTCTACACGGGGCTGGTTTTCACGCTGCTCTACGGCGCGATCCAGAAGCTCCCGACGCACATGGCCGGCGCGCTGTCGTTCATCTATCCGGTGGTGGCGATCGGCGTGGATTACCTGGCCTTCGGCCAGCGGTTGCATCCAGCGCAGCTTCTCGGCGCGACCGCCATTCTGCTGGCCGCCGCAGGCATGACGCTGGGCTGGACACTGCCGGGCCTGAAGAAACGCGAAGCATCGACGCCCGAATGA
- a CDS encoding ExbD/TolR family protein yields MAFGRTSLGSSAAGGGRATGAGGQRPLSDINVTPLVDVMLVLLVIFIITAPLMASSIKLDLPQTDAGQPNDTPKFVSVSIDASGKVFFNDQAVTDEELASRLQKAAADSKDTEVQLRADQTVPYGKVVALMGIANKAGLSRIGFVTDAPAANPAPPNSR; encoded by the coding sequence ATGGCCTTCGGTCGCACCTCGCTCGGCAGCAGCGCCGCTGGCGGCGGACGCGCGACCGGCGCCGGCGGACAGCGGCCGCTGTCCGACATCAATGTCACGCCGCTGGTCGACGTGATGCTGGTGCTGCTGGTGATCTTCATCATCACCGCGCCGTTGATGGCGAGCTCGATCAAGCTCGACCTGCCGCAGACCGACGCCGGCCAGCCCAACGACACGCCCAAGTTCGTGAGCGTATCGATCGATGCATCGGGCAAGGTCTTCTTCAACGACCAGGCGGTCACCGACGAAGAGCTGGCGAGCCGGCTGCAGAAAGCCGCCGCCGACAGCAAGGACACCGAAGTCCAGCTGCGCGCCGACCAGACCGTGCCCTACGGCAAGGTGGTGGCGCTGATGGGCATTGCGAACAAGGCGGGCTTGAGCCGCATCGGGTTCGTGACGGACGCGCCTGCAGCGAATCCGGCACCGCCGAATTCGCGCTGA
- a CDS encoding MotA/TolQ/ExbB proton channel family protein gives MTVLELLTHGDGVSRSVAALLLAMSISSWVVILWKAWLLRGGTRDVLRSIAAFWQSATLADAEQRLKAFDRATLVLPAVSAIKNAAADVQGATLGAAGDRNQRLTRVLRGALHGALRRLQSGQILLATVGATAPFVGLLGTVWGIYGALSGIAGQTGGFTIDKVAGPVGEALVMTAFGLAVAIPAVLAYNVFGRVIGRVEAELEGFAHDLLGSFGSAPAPAAPPPARPMPV, from the coding sequence ATGACCGTGCTCGAACTGCTGACCCATGGCGACGGCGTCAGCCGCTCGGTGGCCGCGCTGCTGCTGGCGATGTCGATTTCGAGCTGGGTCGTCATTCTCTGGAAAGCCTGGTTGCTGCGCGGCGGCACGCGCGACGTGCTGCGCAGCATTGCGGCGTTCTGGCAGTCGGCCACGCTGGCCGACGCGGAGCAGCGGCTCAAGGCCTTCGACCGCGCCACGCTGGTGCTGCCGGCGGTGAGCGCCATCAAGAACGCAGCCGCGGACGTCCAGGGTGCGACGCTCGGCGCTGCGGGCGACCGCAACCAGCGCCTCACGCGGGTGTTGCGTGGGGCGCTGCATGGCGCGCTGCGCCGCCTGCAGTCCGGCCAGATCCTGCTTGCCACGGTCGGCGCCACGGCGCCTTTCGTCGGTCTGCTCGGCACGGTGTGGGGCATCTACGGTGCGCTCTCCGGCATTGCCGGCCAGACGGGCGGCTTCACCATCGACAAGGTGGCGGGCCCCGTGGGCGAGGCGCTGGTGATGACGGCTTTCGGCCTGGCCGTGGCCATTCCGGCCGTACTGGCCTACAACGTGTTCGGCCGCGTCATCGGCCGCGTCGAAGCCGAGCTCGAAGGCTTTGCGCACGACCTGCTCGGCAGCTTCGGCAGTGCGCCAGCACCGGCTGCGCCGCCGCCCGCACGGCCGATGCCGGTCTGA
- the dapB gene encoding 4-hydroxy-tetrahydrodipicolinate reductase, with protein sequence MTESISSPVSESSTPALRRIAIAGASGRMGRMLVEAVREAQDCRLAGALDMAGSDAIGADAAAFLGFTSGVPIVSDLRTGLQDAQVLIDFTRPEGTLAHLAICRELGVQAVIGTTGFSDAQKAEIAEISKDIAIMVSPNMSVGVNVTFKLLEMAAKAMSTGYDIEIIEAHHRHKVDAPSGTALKMGEVIADALGRDLKECAVYAREGITGERDPSTIGFSAIRGGDIVGDHTVLFAGTGERIEITHKSASRVTYAQGALRAVRFLAGQKAGLFDMFDVLGLR encoded by the coding sequence GTGACTGAATCCATTTCTTCTCCTGTTTCCGAGTCGTCCACGCCCGCCCTGCGGCGCATTGCGATTGCCGGAGCGTCGGGCCGCATGGGCCGCATGCTGGTCGAGGCCGTGCGCGAGGCGCAGGATTGCCGCCTCGCCGGCGCGCTCGACATGGCGGGCAGCGACGCCATCGGTGCCGACGCAGCCGCTTTCCTCGGCTTCACGAGCGGCGTGCCGATCGTCTCCGACCTGCGCACCGGCCTGCAGGATGCGCAGGTGCTCATCGACTTCACGCGCCCCGAAGGCACGCTCGCGCACCTGGCCATCTGCCGTGAACTCGGCGTGCAGGCCGTGATCGGCACCACCGGCTTCAGCGACGCGCAAAAGGCCGAAATCGCAGAGATCTCGAAGGACATCGCGATCATGGTTTCGCCCAACATGAGCGTGGGCGTCAATGTCACCTTCAAGCTGCTCGAAATGGCGGCCAAGGCCATGTCGACGGGCTACGACATCGAGATCATCGAGGCGCACCACCGCCACAAGGTCGATGCGCCCTCGGGCACCGCGCTCAAGATGGGCGAGGTCATCGCCGACGCGCTGGGCCGCGACCTGAAGGAATGCGCCGTCTACGCGCGCGAAGGCATCACCGGCGAGCGCGACCCCTCCACTATCGGCTTTTCCGCCATCCGCGGCGGCGACATCGTGGGTGACCACACCGTGCTGTTCGCCGGTACCGGCGAGCGCATCGAAATCACCCACAAGTCGGCCAGCCGCGTGACCTACGCACAGGGCGCGCTACGCGCGGTGCGCTTCCTGGCGGGCCAGAAGGCGGGCCTCTTCGACATGTTCGACGTGCTCGGCCTGCGCTGA
- a CDS encoding outer membrane protein assembly factor BamE: protein MPAILQRRPWLLAAAVAATFCLSACSGFSDRTRGALAAITPYKVEVVQGNFVSKEQVEALKPGMSRQQVREILGTSLLTDVFHKDRWDYVFTIKRQGVDPQERRLTVFFNGELLERFEGDPMPSEEEFVATLDTRKKSGKVPPLEASEEELKKFAPKEDASKKADATTTAASQPPLPAAYPPLEAAR, encoded by the coding sequence ATGCCTGCCATTCTCCAACGCCGTCCGTGGCTGCTGGCTGCGGCCGTCGCCGCGACGTTCTGCCTCAGCGCCTGCAGCGGCTTCAGCGATCGCACGCGGGGTGCGCTTGCGGCCATCACGCCCTACAAGGTCGAAGTGGTCCAGGGTAATTTCGTGTCGAAGGAACAAGTCGAGGCGCTCAAGCCCGGCATGTCGCGCCAGCAAGTGCGCGAAATCCTCGGCACTTCGCTGCTGACCGACGTTTTCCACAAAGATCGCTGGGACTACGTCTTCACGATCAAGCGCCAGGGCGTCGATCCGCAGGAGCGCCGCCTGACCGTCTTCTTCAACGGCGAGCTGCTCGAACGCTTCGAGGGCGACCCGATGCCCAGCGAAGAAGAATTCGTCGCCACGCTCGATACCCGCAAGAAGAGCGGCAAGGTTCCGCCGCTCGAGGCCTCGGAAGAAGAGCTCAAGAAATTCGCCCCCAAGGAAGACGCCAGCAAAAAGGCCGACGCCACCACCACGGCTGCGAGCCAGCCGCCGCTGCCGGCGGCGTACCCCCCGCTCGAAGCGGCGCGCTGA
- the fur gene encoding ferric iron uptake transcriptional regulator — protein MANIDELKNTGLKATLPRLKILEIFQTGSQRHMTAEDVFRVLLNEHSDIGLATVYRVLTQFEQAGILERSHFESGKAVYELNEGTHHDHLICTSCGKVEEFYDAEIERRQQMIAKDKGWILQDHAMSLYGLCGDCVSKR, from the coding sequence ATGGCCAATATCGACGAACTCAAGAATACCGGCCTCAAGGCCACATTGCCACGCCTGAAGATCCTCGAGATCTTTCAAACCGGCAGCCAGCGCCACATGACGGCCGAAGACGTGTTTCGCGTGCTGCTGAACGAGCACTCGGACATCGGCCTGGCCACCGTCTACCGCGTGCTGACGCAATTCGAACAGGCGGGCATTCTCGAACGCAGCCATTTCGAGAGCGGCAAGGCGGTGTACGAACTCAACGAGGGCACGCACCACGACCACCTGATCTGCACGTCGTGCGGCAAGGTCGAGGAGTTCTATGACGCCGAGATCGAGCGCCGCCAGCAGATGATTGCCAAGGACAAGGGCTGGATCCTTCAGGACCACGCCATGTCGCTCTATGGCCTCTGCGGTGACTGCGTGAGCAAGCGTTAG